The Candidatus Marsarchaeota archaeon DNA segment GTAACGGCATTTGGATTTTAATTTTTTTATTTTTATTCCTTTATTCTTTGAAAAGCAATTGCAGCGCTAGCGCTGTGCCAATTCAAAATCGATGCCAAGCCTAATCGCAAAGGGTTAAAGATTGCTGCTCTGAACCTGGGTCTTCTGCTTCTTATTTAGGGGCGCTTTTGTTAGCTGCACCAAACGATCGAGGCGCAATCGCGACCTGTGCCTTGGCAAAGCGAATATCAGTAGGTCCTCATCAGGGTTTATTTTCTTCTTAGCGTTCTGCTGTGTCTGCTGAGCTGCCACTGCATCGTTCGCGTCACTTGTTTTCAGCATGCCAGCCAGCTCAGAATCTATGCCCCTTAAGTATTTAGTATCGTCCTCGCTGCCTGCGCCGCGCATATCAACTGCTTTGCTGTCCTGCTTTGCTGCGGCCTCTGTCACTTTGCTCTCCTGCCTCTCTGACATCTTGCCGCCAATTGCAGAACCTTCTACAACCGCAGCTTTATTCTCTGGCGGCTGTTTTGTCAGCATGCTGCCCAATGAAGCATAAGCATTGTATCCCGATATAAACTCGTTTACCTTGCCTATGGCAAGGCTTTCTATGAAAAGCTCAGGGTTCTGGCCAAGGTCTGCGTAATGGTGCACGCTATTCACTGCAGCCCATGTCATATTGTCTATCTGGCCGTCAATGCTGTATTTGAACTTTTCGCTAACTATATTGAACAGTGAGAAGCTGCTGCTTGCTGCATTTGCTGTGGCTTTTGCTATCCTTGCGACAGTATTGAGCAGTACCGGGCTTTTGCTGATTTTATTGGCATTGCTTTGCGCTTTTGGCACATGCTGCACTTCAGGGACTTTGCTGTATTCTTCCAAGTCTGCATTCTTTGCTTCTGTTTTCATGCTCATGGCGGCATTGTAAGCCCTTGCCTCTAGCTCATTGCTCTCTACCGCTTCCTGGCTGTTCGCGCTTTTGCTTACTTCTACAGTAGCATAGGCCCTGCTGCTTGAGCTTACGACGCTTGTTGCTGCGCTCTCGACACGGCTGCGCTCGCTCATTTCGCGCATAGCTTCTGCCTTGCCATACGAATAAGCGAAGGTCGAATCCTTGTTTGCAGTCAGTATATTGCTTACCTGTATGAGCAGGCTTGGCAGGCGATTGTTATTCACATTTATCCTTATCGGCTTGTCGGGCATGCCGCTGAGGTTTATTACAAGGTACGGCTTGCGCAGCAATCCATAATGTTCTACTGACGGGTATTCTATCTTGTCGTACGGTATTATCTCGTATCCGCTCTTCCTGAGAACAATCAGGCGCATATTGGTTGCTATCACAAAGTCCTCATTCGCTGAAATCTCCAAACCCTTGCTGCTTTTTGGCGACTGCACCGGGTATACAACCCTTTCTCCTGGCAATTCTTCTATATTGAATTTTCCTAGATTCTCCAGCTTAGTGTTTTTAACCATTTATTATTCACTTTTCCTACGAGTTTTCCCCACACTCAAATGTGAATTAGGTATTTGTAATGCAACTATTATTTAAAGCTTTTGTCTACCTCTTCTGTATGCGGCTACTTCCGGTATTCGTGCCTCTGATGCAGCACGCTTCCTGGCAAAAGCTTAAATCATTAGCATGAAAATAAGCATTATGCACATACTCAACAGCATGCCGCCTCGGAATCTTTTCGGGCTCGAGAGCCAGGATTATAAAAGCGCGGCCATAGCAGTATTGCCAATTCCCTACGATTCCACAGTCAGCTATGGCGCTGGCGCGAGGGAAGGCCCAAAGGCGATAATAGATGCAAGCAGGCATATCGAGCTGTTCAACGAGGAGCTTGGTTTCGATCCCAGCAAGTCAGGCATATTCACGCTAGAAGAGCTGGAGCCAAATGTCGATTCCCCTGCGGCAATGGTAAACGCCATAGCCAAGGAGGTCGCAATCTTGCTGGAAGACGGAAAGACGCCATTGCTTCTTGGCGGCGAGCACACGATAGCTCTTGGCGCGATCAAGGCGCTCGCCGATGCGGGGAGAAAGTTCAGCGTGCTGCATTTCGACGCGCATTCGGATTCGCGCGATGAATTCATGGGTAGCAGGTATTCGCACGCATGCGTGGCTTCAAGGGCAAAAGAGCTAGCAGGCAACTGCTACAGCATAGGCGTAAGGAGCATCGACGAGGCAAGCTTCAACAAGGGCGGCAGCATACTTTACATGAAGGACATCCACAGCATAGGCCCAGGAAAGGCAGAAGATTGGATAAGCCGGAATGTGAAAGGCGACATCTACATAACAATAGACTTGGACGTGCTGGATCCATCTGAGATGCCAAGCGTCGGGACTCCGGAGCCTGACGGCATGCGCTACAAAGAGCTTACAAGCCTGTTAAAATATGTGCTTTCCGAGCATAAGCTCCTAGGCGCAGACATATCAGAGCTCGCGCCTATACCATACCTAAAGGCCCCGGATTATTTGGCTGCAAAGCTTGCATACATGCTGATCGGCTACTCGCTGCGCAAAAGCAGCATGCAGTAATGTGTCAGGCGGCATTGCGCTTTTGCTTGTCCTGCTTCATCCTGCGCTCATACTCCCTTAATTCTTCCAATACCTCAGAAACTTTGCCTTCCAAATCCGCGATTGTGCCGTTGTTGTGTATTATATAATCAGCGTGCTTAATCGCGCTTTCTATTCCAAACTGCTTCTCCTTGTCTTCGCGGTATTCGAAGTCAGCGTACGTGTTCGGGTCGTCCTCCCTATGCCTGGCCTTCAGCCTTTCAAAGCGTGTCTCCTTCTGTGCCGTAATGCATATTATCTTGACCTCTTCAAACTTCTTAAAATATTTTGCTTCGTCCTCGCTGCGCAGCCCTACGATCAGCAGATCCTTTTCAGGTATGTCCTTTATCATTTCCATGGTCCATCTGGCAACCACATCGTTGCCGTGCAATGCCCTCTGCTTAAGGGAAAACTCGCGGATGTTCTTGTTGTCCAGTTCAATGCCCTCGCGTTTCATGCGCTCTTTTATAGTGGCGCTCATTTCGACCTCCTTGAAGCCGTGCTGCCTGAGCATATTTCCGGCTTCCGTCTTTCCGGCCCCTGGCATCCCAGTTATGCAGATTATCATCTAATGCGCCATTACAGCTTTGTAGTCACTTTCTCTATCCTTATATTCCTCCTTATGATCCTTGCTGCCTTGGAAGCTATCGCAGTAATGTCAACATTGCTGAATTTCGAATTGCCCGATTTCACGGCGCTTGCCGCCACAGCAGTCGCCACTCCGGAAAGCACCTTTATCATGTCCTTTGGCGAATACGGCGTAGGTAGTATATGGTCTACCCTGAGGTCCTTGCCCACAGTCTTGGCGAGAGCCTTTGCCGCTTCGTAGAGCATGTCATAATCCACGCCTTTCGCTCCTGAATCAAGCAGGCCCCTCATTATGTTCGGAAAGCTCAGTATGTTGTTTACCTGGTTCGGGTAATCGGAGCGCCCTGTAGCCACAATAAATGCACCTGCAGCTTTTGCATCGTCGTAAGAGATTTCAGGCACAGGGTTTGCAAGTGCAAATACTATGGGCTTCTCGTTCATCCTGCTTATCATGTCCTTTGTAAAAACACCCGCAGTCGAAACGCCTATGAGCACATCGGCCTTCTCAACCGCATCTTTCAATGTGCCATTCATTTTTTCAGGATTGGTTCGCGCGGCAATGTCTGCCTTGAATTCGTTCATGTTCGTCTCTCTTCCTTCATACAATAGCCCTGACTTGTCCACCACGTAAACGTTTTTTATTTTCATGTAAGCCAGCAGCCTGCTTATGCCTATGCCAGCCGCGCCTGCGCCATTTATCACTATCCTGCACTTTGTAATATCCTTTCCCGACAGCTTCATCGCGTTTATCAGTGCTGCGATTGTTACCATTGCTGTCCCATGCTGGTCGTCGTGGAGCACCGGCAGGTCAAGATCCTTTGACAGCCTTTCAACGATCCTGAAGCACTTAGGGCTTTCTATGTCCTCTATGTTGAATGCGCCGAACGAAGGCGCAATATTCTTAACGAACCTGACTATCTCCTCTTCCTCCTGCGTGCCTATGCACAGCGGTATTGCATCAACCCCGCCATACTTCTTGAACAGCAGCGCCTTTGCCTCCATCACAGGCAGTCCAGCCTCAGGCCCTATGTTCCCAAGGCCAAGTATCCTGCTGCCGTCTGATATTATGGCAATGTTGTTTGACCTTCCAGTGTAATCAAAAACCTTCGACTTGTCGGCCATTATGGCCCTCGACACAGTGGCAACGCCTGGCGTATAGTGCAGCGCAAGGTCCTTGCTGTCAGCTATTTTCACCTTCGGTGCAGTTTCTATCTTGCCCTTGCTAGAGCCATAAGCTTCCAATATCTGGTCATCTGTAGCCATAAAACCACCTTGTACTCAACATAATCAAATGCATATGCAGGCAGCCGAGGAACTTGAATGCGCATGCCTGAATTAACAATTATATGCAGCAACAAGCTATTTAGCTCTACTCGGCATTCAGCCGTTCTTTGCTTGGCGCTCAGGATCAAGTATCCTGTCAAGCTTTGCCCTGTCCATTATCGCAAGCTCGATGCACACGTCCTTTACTGTTTTGCCCTCCTTATATGCTTTCATCGCGATTTCCGCAGCCTTTGCATAGCCTATGTACGGGCTTAGCGCAGTGGCAAGGGATATGTCCATCTCCAGGTTCCTTTTTATCGCTTCGGTGTTCGGCTTTATGCCTATCACGCATCTGGAATTGAAGGCGTTTGACGCATTGGACAATATCCTTATCGCGAAAAGCATGTTGTACGCAATTACCGGCATGAATACGTTCAGCTCCAGCTGCCCAGCGTTGGCTGCTTCTGCAATCGTATGCACGCAGCCCATGACTTGAAAGCACACCATGTTCAGCATCTCCGCCATGCTTGGGTTTATCTTCCCAGGCATTATGGAGGAGCCAGGCTGCACTGCAGGCAGTATCAGCTCGTTGAGCCCGGCCCTAGGGCCGGATCCTAGCAGGCGTATGTCATTGGCTATCCTGTTCAGCGCAATAGCGACATCGTTAAGCGCGTTTGCGACTTCAAGCTCAGCATGCTCGCTTTGCATCACTGCGAACATGTCGCCTGCAGGCCTGAATTTAAAGCCTGAGAGTCTGGAAAGCTCAGCAATTGCATACCTCTGGTAGTTTTTCGGCGTGTTGATGCCTGTGCCTACTGCAGTCCCACCTAGCGGAAGCTCAAGCATGGATTCCAGCGCCCTGGTAAGCTCAAGCCGCACATGCCTGACCGAGCCGGAATAGCCTGAAAACTCCTGTCCGAGGGTCATCGGCACAGCATCCTGCAGGTGCGTCCTGCCTATCTTGTAGATCTTGCCGAATTCGCGCGCTTTTGCTGCAAGGCTTTTCTCAAGGCTTTCGAGCGCTGGCAGCAGCCACGCGTGCGCATATGTATACGCGCTTATCCTTATTACGCAATGATAGGTGTCGTTTGTAGACTGGCTCATGTTCACGTGGTCGTTGGGATGCACGAGCTTGTAGTTGCCTTTTTTGCCATGGAGCAGCTCTATGGCCTTGTTTGCTATGACCTCGTTTACATTCATGTTCGTGCTTGTGCCTGCGCCGGCCTGGAAGACGTCCAATACAAACTGGTCTGAAAGGCCGCCTTTGGCAACGACCTTTGCGGCTTCTATTATGGCCTTGCCTCTGGCTTTGTCGAGCTTTCCCGCCTTGATGTTTGCGACTGCGGCAGCCTCCTTAAGCATTGCGTAGCTCCTTATGAACTCTTCTTGTATGTGCATGCCCGAAATCTGAAAATTCAACCTGGCCCTTTCGGTTTCAGAGCCATAATATGCTTCGGAATCAATCCTTACCTTCCCTAGCACATCGCTTTCTATCCTATATCCCATGTCGAACACCACGATTGCCAATAAGCTATTGCAGTGCACTAATTAAGTTATTTTGGTATTATCATACAGCAAGCGCAAAGAGCAAGCAAGGCAGCAATTTTGCAAATGGGCAAGTCATCCCTGCTTAAATGTCCTGAATTTTATATAATGTTTATATTTGTTTACTTCCAATTGGGAATAATTCCTATAAGGTAATCAAGTGACAGATTATACGACCATCGAATCCGACATACTCATAATCGGCGCCGGTGGCGCAGGGATGCGTGCCGCTCTCGCTGCCCTGGACAACGGCTCAACTGTCACAATGGTTTCAAAATCAGTGCTTGGCAAAGCGCATACCGTCATGGCTGAGGGCGGCATAGCCGCTTCAGTGGGCAATGTTGATTCCAAGGACAACTGGCAGGTGCATTTTTCCGATACGATAGTCGAAGGCGCATACCTGTCGAACTGGCGCATGGCGGAGATTCTTGCAAAGGAAGCTCCCGAAAGGGTGTTTGAGCTTGAGCGCTTCGGGGCGATATTTGACAGGACTCCGGAAGGCAAGATAATGCAGAGGGCGTTCGGCGGGCATACATATAGGAGGCTTTGCCACGTAGGGGACAAGACGGGCCTTGAAATAATACGAACTCTGGAAGACCAGATAATACACAAGAACGTCAAGGTTGTTGACGAGATCTATATAACAAAGCTATTCAAATCAGGCCAGTCCTTCGGCGGCGCCTTCGGGCTGTCCATGCGCGAAGGCAAATTCTACCTATTCAAGGCAAAGGCGATAATAATAGCTACCGGAGGCTGCGGCAGGGTCTACAAGGTCACATCAAATTCGTGGGAATCTACTGGCGACGGCCTCGGCCTGGCTTATAGAATAGGAGTTGAACTGCAGGACATGGAAATGATACAGTTCCACCCCACTGGCATGGTTTATCCGCCAGGGGTAAAAGGCCTGCTCGTAACCGAAGGGGTGAGGGGCGAAGGCGGCATACTTACGAACAGCAAGGGCGAGCGATTCATGCTAAGGTACTCGCCTGAGAAAAAGGAGCTTGACGCAAGAGACGTAGTGGCAAGATCCATATATTATGAGATACAGGCAGGCCGCGGCACTGAGCACGGCGGCGTTTACCTTGACATAAGCCAAAAGGGTGCAGACTTCATAAAGCACAAGCTGCCTGGCATGTATTCGCAGTTTAAGGACTTCGCCGGCGTTGACATAACCAAGCAGAAGATGGAAGTTGCGCCTACAGTGCACTACCAGATGGGCGGCATAAAGGTTGATGCAGAGACTGGTGCAACAAATGTCAAGGGCGTATTCTCTGCAGGCGAAGTCGCTTCTGGCCTGCACGGCGGCAACAGGCTTGGCGGCAATTCGCTGGCAGACATACTTGTATTCGGCAAGCGCACTGGCGAAGCCGCAAGCGCATATGCAAAGAAAGCAAAGCAGCCGCAGATAAGCGCCAATGACATTGAAGCCGCTGCAAGCGAGGTCGAGGCATTCCTTAAGGACAGCGGCACAAACCCAAACGAGCTTATGGGGCGCCTGCGCGAGAACATGTCTGATCACGTCGGCATAATTAGAAACGAAGGCGACCTGCAAAAGGCCCTCAGCGTGATAAACGAGATAAAATCGCAATACGGCAATGCAGGAGTGCACGGGTCACTCAAGTACAACAAAGGCCTGCTTGCGTGCCTTGAGCTTGGCAATATGCTAATAGCTACAGAAGCGATAGTGCGCAGCGCCATAATGCGGAAGGAAAGCCGCGGCGCGCATGCAAGAAGCGACTATCCGAAAAAATCAAGGGAATGGCTGAAAAACATAATATGCAAAATCGATTCGAAAGGGAACATGCAGCTCTCTACGAAGCCGCTTGCTGAAATGCCTGACGATCTAAAGAAGCTTGTAAAACCAGAGGTGTATGATTGAGCGATAAGGTGAAGCTGAGCGTGTTCAGGAAGGATCCTGACGTCAAAGGTGACATCGGAAAGTTCGTCGAGTACGAGGTGCCTATAAAAGAAGGCATGGTAGTGCTTGATGCCGTAAGGTACGTTGAGGAAAATATCGATACGACGCTTGCAGTGAGATGGAACTGCAAGGCAGCCAGATGCGGCTCGTGCGCAGCTGAAATAAACAACAGGCCTGCACTAATGTGCAAGACCAGGATTGACCTGCTAGGCGACAAAATAAAGGTAGCCCCAATGGCGGCATTTCCTCTTGTCAAGGACATAGTTACCGACGTCTCTGAAAACTTCGAGATAGACAGGCGAATTCCTGCATTCCAGCCAAGGCCCGGGCTCAAGAGCCCATGGATAATAGCGCAGATGGACGTCGAGCGCACTAAGGAGTTCAGGAAATGCATAGAGTGCTTTTTGTGCATGGACGTCTGCCATGTGGTAAGGGAGCACAAAGAGCCTTACGTAGGGCCAAGGCATGTGATAAAAGCCGCTTCAGTTGACATGCACCCGATGGACACCCTTGACAGGTCTGCATACCTGAACAAGGAGGGCGGCCTGGGGTACTGCAATATTACGAAATGCTGCCAGGAGGTATGCCCTGAGGGCATAAAGATAACGGATAACGCGATAATACAGGAAAAGGAGAGGGCAGTCGACAACAGCTACGACCCCATAGCCATGTTTTTCAAAAAGCGCGGAAAAAAGAAAGGCGGAGTTTGAATGGACGCACAAAAAAGCCTGCACAGCTTGATACCTGCGGAATTCCTTGAGCCGAACTGGAGGCTTTACTCGTTCATATTCCTGGTGGCGTTTACAATATGGCTGCTCCTGGAATTTCCAGTCAAGCCGTACAAAGGCATTATAGACCCCTTCTATTCGCCGACGATATTGGTGCTTCCGTTCGTCGGCCTGTTCAGGCTCACGTGCTATGCGTACAGGAAGGACTACCACAGGCACGTGTTCAAGCATCCGGTCTCCTGCGCGCTTGACTCAAGGGGCGATTCAGCAAAACGCACGTATTCCGGCGAGACAGGATTTTTCAGGGTGGAAAACCTGCACAGGTACTTCATGTACTTTTCAGTTCTGATACTGCCATTTTTCTTTTATGATTTTTATGTGTCTATCACATTCGGCGGAGGCCTTATAATACGCCTTGCAAGCCTGATACTGCTTGCAAATGCCCTGATGGTCACGATATGGGTGTTCTCCTGCCATGCGGTCCGCCATCTCACCGGCGGCAGGATCGACTGCTATGGCTGCAAGTATGCAGGAAAGCAGAGGAATTCGTTCTTCAATTTCCAGTCGAAGCTGAACGCACACCATGAGGCATTGGCATGGACAAGCCTCATAATGTTCGTGTTTGTAGACCTCTACATAAGGGCGCTTGCTGCCGGAATACCGCTGGATGTGACATTTATACACATATTGCACATATGAGGCATGAGCAGAGTGATTGAATGAGAAAGATACTGCCGTCGAGATTCAGGTACCCAATATTCTTCCTTGCGTTCATGGTGTTCGGCGCAGCTGCGCTGCTCCACAAATATGCAGCACTGCAGGAGCAATATGTGGTAGCGCTTTCGGTCATAGGGTTCCTGATGTTCTTCTTTTCAATAGTGCTGCCATAAGCGAATGCCGCTTCTATGAATGCAGGCTCAGCCTTCTGCGGCCCTTGCTAAAGTAGATATACCTTATCACTATGTCGTTTATGGTATCTATGACGTCCATGCACCTGTCGCTTATCCTTTCCATGTGCTCATAAACCTCCTTGTACTTGATGACATACCTGAAGTCCTGCGCCTTGATTATCTCATGCAGCGATGAGCGCAGCAGGTCGTCGGCCATGTTTTCGTATTTTGCAGCGCTGATGGCGTTCTCCCTTATCTGGTCTGCAGCGTTCCTGTTGCCCTGCAGCCCGCTGATGAGGCCTACGCTGTCCCTCATATACTCTATGCATTTTTCAGTATCATCGACCATTTCAACCATTGCAGGTTCTATGCTGTCTATCTCGTATATCTTGAACCTTGCCGCAACGGCCTCTATCCCATCCATTACGTCGTCAAGCCTTTCAGCCATGTGCGATACGTCCCTGTAAGTCATGCTGTTGAGCCTTGCGCTGGCTATGTAATCCAATACATCATGCACTATTACGTCGCATTCATGCTCGTTGCGCTTTATGTCTTGGAAAAGCTTTTCGTTGTCGATCTTGCCCTCAATGCGCTTCCTGAGTATAAGCATCGATTCGTCAATCTTTTCTATCATGAGCTCGAACTGCGCGTAAAGCGATTGCGTGACAAGCAGCATTGAAGTTTCGCCTGACGTCTCAAACAGCGACCTCTTCTTTGTCTCAGGCAGGAACACTATGGTCACTATGAATCCGACAAACGCCACTGCGCCCAGCATTCCCATTACGCCGAATTTGCCTATCTGCAATATAAGCACAGGAAATGCAAGCGTTGATATCGCAGCGCCGAATTTGCCTGCCATCGCAGCGACGCCATGGCCCCTTGCCCTGTATTGCGTAGGGTAAAGCTCAACAGGATATACATATGTGGTTGTGTTTGGCCCGTAATTCGAGAAGAAGAAGGTAAGGCCGTATATCGCGAAAAACGCCAGGGGCAGCGCCTCAAGTATGGTTTTGCCAAGCAGGGCAAGCACTACAAACAGCACGCACATGGCGAGAAAT contains these protein-coding regions:
- a CDS encoding AAA family ATPase, translated to MIICITGMPGAGKTEAGNMLRQHGFKEVEMSATIKERMKREGIELDNKNIREFSLKQRALHGNDVVARWTMEMIKDIPEKDLLIVGLRSEDEAKYFKKFEEVKIICITAQKETRFERLKARHREDDPNTYADFEYREDKEKQFGIESAIKHADYIIHNNGTIADLEGKVSEVLEELREYERRMKQDKQKRNAA
- a CDS encoding aspartate ammonia-lyase, producing the protein MGYRIESDVLGKVRIDSEAYYGSETERARLNFQISGMHIQEEFIRSYAMLKEAAAVANIKAGKLDKARGKAIIEAAKVVAKGGLSDQFVLDVFQAGAGTSTNMNVNEVIANKAIELLHGKKGNYKLVHPNDHVNMSQSTNDTYHCVIRISAYTYAHAWLLPALESLEKSLAAKAREFGKIYKIGRTHLQDAVPMTLGQEFSGYSGSVRHVRLELTRALESMLELPLGGTAVGTGINTPKNYQRYAIAELSRLSGFKFRPAGDMFAVMQSEHAELEVANALNDVAIALNRIANDIRLLGSGPRAGLNELILPAVQPGSSIMPGKINPSMAEMLNMVCFQVMGCVHTIAEAANAGQLELNVFMPVIAYNMLFAIRILSNASNAFNSRCVIGIKPNTEAIKRNLEMDISLATALSPYIGYAKAAEIAMKAYKEGKTVKDVCIELAIMDRAKLDRILDPERQAKNG
- a CDS encoding succinate dehydrogenase/fumarate reductase iron-sulfur subunit, encoding MSDKVKLSVFRKDPDVKGDIGKFVEYEVPIKEGMVVLDAVRYVEENIDTTLAVRWNCKAARCGSCAAEINNRPALMCKTRIDLLGDKIKVAPMAAFPLVKDIVTDVSENFEIDRRIPAFQPRPGLKSPWIIAQMDVERTKEFRKCIECFLCMDVCHVVREHKEPYVGPRHVIKAASVDMHPMDTLDRSAYLNKEGGLGYCNITKCCQEVCPEGIKITDNAIIQEKERAVDNSYDPIAMFFKKRGKKKGGV
- a CDS encoding FAD-binding protein, with the protein product MRAALAALDNGSTVTMVSKSVLGKAHTVMAEGGIAASVGNVDSKDNWQVHFSDTIVEGAYLSNWRMAEILAKEAPERVFELERFGAIFDRTPEGKIMQRAFGGHTYRRLCHVGDKTGLEIIRTLEDQIIHKNVKVVDEIYITKLFKSGQSFGGAFGLSMREGKFYLFKAKAIIIATGGCGRVYKVTSNSWESTGDGLGLAYRIGVELQDMEMIQFHPTGMVYPPGVKGLLVTEGVRGEGGILTNSKGERFMLRYSPEKKELDARDVVARSIYYEIQAGRGTEHGGVYLDISQKGADFIKHKLPGMYSQFKDFAGVDITKQKMEVAPTVHYQMGGIKVDAETGATNVKGVFSAGEVASGLHGGNRLGGNSLADILVFGKRTGEAASAYAKKAKQPQISANDIEAAASEVEAFLKDSGTNPNELMGRLRENMSDHVGIIRNEGDLQKALSVINEIKSQYGNAGVHGSLKYNKGLLACLELGNMLIATEAIVRSAIMRKESRGAHARSDYPKKSREWLKNIICKIDSKGNMQLSTKPLAEMPDDLKKLVKPEVYD
- a CDS encoding NADP-dependent malic enzyme; this encodes MATDDQILEAYGSSKGKIETAPKVKIADSKDLALHYTPGVATVSRAIMADKSKVFDYTGRSNNIAIISDGSRILGLGNIGPEAGLPVMEAKALLFKKYGGVDAIPLCIGTQEEEEIVRFVKNIAPSFGAFNIEDIESPKCFRIVERLSKDLDLPVLHDDQHGTAMVTIAALINAMKLSGKDITKCRIVINGAGAAGIGISRLLAYMKIKNVYVVDKSGLLYEGRETNMNEFKADIAARTNPEKMNGTLKDAVEKADVLIGVSTAGVFTKDMISRMNEKPIVFALANPVPEISYDDAKAAGAFIVATGRSDYPNQVNNILSFPNIMRGLLDSGAKGVDYDMLYEAAKALAKTVGKDLRVDHILPTPYSPKDMIKVLSGVATAVAASAVKSGNSKFSNVDITAIASKAARIIRRNIRIEKVTTKL
- the speB gene encoding agmatinase: MKISIMHILNSMPPRNLFGLESQDYKSAAIAVLPIPYDSTVSYGAGAREGPKAIIDASRHIELFNEELGFDPSKSGIFTLEELEPNVDSPAAMVNAIAKEVAILLEDGKTPLLLGGEHTIALGAIKALADAGRKFSVLHFDAHSDSRDEFMGSRYSHACVASRAKELAGNCYSIGVRSIDEASFNKGGSILYMKDIHSIGPGKAEDWISRNVKGDIYITIDLDVLDPSEMPSVGTPEPDGMRYKELTSLLKYVLSEHKLLGADISELAPIPYLKAPDYLAAKLAYMLIGYSLRKSSMQ
- a CDS encoding succinate dehydrogenase; translation: MDAQKSLHSLIPAEFLEPNWRLYSFIFLVAFTIWLLLEFPVKPYKGIIDPFYSPTILVLPFVGLFRLTCYAYRKDYHRHVFKHPVSCALDSRGDSAKRTYSGETGFFRVENLHRYFMYFSVLILPFFFYDFYVSITFGGGLIIRLASLILLANALMVTIWVFSCHAVRHLTGGRIDCYGCKYAGKQRNSFFNFQSKLNAHHEALAWTSLIMFVFVDLYIRALAAGIPLDVTFIHILHI
- a CDS encoding MFS transporter; the protein is MASDAQSKIHDIESSGITRSHIRVMLISGMSFFTDAYDLFVIGVVLLMVRGMFSLSAVQLGLLASIALFGAAIGPIIFGFLGDKVGRRYTYWLTVSILIVAAIGSALSFSFIQLVLWRFILGIGIGGDYPLSATIVAEYANKNDRGKLISSTFAMQGFGIIAGGILAVALLYLNVPIGIAWRILLGAGAIPTLTILYARTKLAETPWYSLYKSSAAGTAQSKGRKARRAGKDSLHSFRIGFRDLWQNNWKYMIGTTASWFILDVSYYGTSIFTPYLATFFGFSGLFGPTLASALILIIAAVPGYWVAVALIDREGRKPMQLFGFLAMCVLFVVLALLGKTILEALPLAFFAIYGLTFFFSNYGPNTTTYVYPVELYPTQYRARGHGVAAMAGKFGAAISTLAFPVLILQIGKFGVMGMLGAVAFVGFIVTIVFLPETKKRSLFETSGETSMLLVTQSLYAQFELMIEKIDESMLILRKRIEGKIDNEKLFQDIKRNEHECDVIVHDVLDYIASARLNSMTYRDVSHMAERLDDVMDGIEAVAARFKIYEIDSIEPAMVEMVDDTEKCIEYMRDSVGLISGLQGNRNAADQIRENAISAAKYENMADDLLRSSLHEIIKAQDFRYVIKYKEVYEHMERISDRCMDVIDTINDIVIRYIYFSKGRRRLSLHS